A genomic segment from Nymphalis io chromosome 7, ilAglIoxx1.1, whole genome shotgun sequence encodes:
- the LOC126769603 gene encoding mitochondrial genome maintenance exonuclease 1-like, protein MLRPIITTSLKTFLEKQSVRNKVVKPASFLKPADKLKQFNKENKELFGPLLETNKQKKSRLRKEAKNRSHQNNEVTASNESTQKFIDVTRQDAEVNQNLCANRRNNSVIKSVKSFKHNMWQNTRTCFNLVGILFNGTPVRGIKTFVVNNATGSSAAQPGYVSEDKILQIKQHQNDYAQQFPSVTLILNKTMTEESKKLLDKWKKERIEEMGLEEFNRFYQAQLASGTKFHNTLKTYFTKPRTQLRIEKDVEGVWLSVAEVLKSISSPKAIESNVVHPVLKYRGVFDAIADYEEKPTLIEWKKSDKPRKSISMTYDNPVQLAAYFGAVCNDLNYKHFNVRDALLVIAYTDGSKADVYHLSMEKLREHWAQWLIRLEEYMEKYSNNSEKILKGGKRLFEEELGKL, encoded by the exons ATGCTTCGGCCGATTATTACAACCAGTCTCAAAACTTTTTTAGAAAAACAAAGTGTCAGAAATAAAGTAGTTAAACCCGCTTCATTCTTGAAACCGGCGGACAAATTAAAGCAATTCAATAAAGAGAATAAGGAACTCTTCGGACCCTTGTTGGAAACGAAcaagcaaaaaaaaagtagattgCGAAAGGAAg CTAAAAATAGATCACATCAAAACAACGAAGTGACCGCATCGAATGAAAGTACGCAAAAGTTTATCGACGTTACGAGACAAGATGCTGAAGTAAATCAGAACCTTTGTGCTAATAGAAGAAACAACAGTGTTATTAAGagtgtaaaaagttttaaacacAATATGTGGCAAAACACGAGGACTTGTTTTAATCTAGTAGGAATATTGTTTAATGGGACACCAGTCAGAGGCATAAAGACATTTGTAGTGAATAATGCCACAGGTAGTTCAGCTGCCCAGCCTGGATATGTAAGCGAAGACAAAATTCTCCAAATTAAACAACACCAGAATGACTATGCCCAACAGTTCCCATcagttactttaatattaaacaagacAATGACTGAAGagtcaaaaaaattattagataaGTGGAAGAAAGAAAGGATAGAAGAAATGGGTTTGGAAGAGTTCAATAGATTTTATCAAG ctCAATTAGCATCTGGCACAAAATTTCACAATACCCTCAAGACATACTTTACGAAACCAAGGACCCAATTACGTATAGAAAAAGATGTGGAAGGTGTCTGGTTGTCCGTCGCGGAGGTATTGAAAAGTATATCTTCACCGAAGGCGATAGAATCAAATGTAGTGCACCCAGTGTTAAAATACAGAGGAGTATTTGATGCTATTGCTGACTATGA AGAAAAACCAACGCTTATTGAATGGAAGAAATCAGATAAACCACGAAAATCGATATCAATGACCTACGACAATCCAGTCCAGCTGGCAGCTTACTTTGGTGCAGTGTGCAATGATCTGAATTACAAACACTTCAACGTACGAGATGCTTTACTAGTCATAGCTTACACTGATGGTTCTAAAGCAGATGTATACCATCTGTCTATGGAGAAGCTTAGAGAACATTGGGCACAATGGTTGATCAGACTGGAAGAATATATGGAGAAATATAGCAATAATTCAGAGAAGATTTTAAAGGGTGGAAAACGGTTGTTTGAGGAGGAACTTGGGAAACTCTAA